In Malus sylvestris chromosome 16, drMalSylv7.2, whole genome shotgun sequence, the following are encoded in one genomic region:
- the LOC126608804 gene encoding chaperone protein dnaJ 15-like, protein MGTNSKLEGTSAPAIRRDPYEVLCVSRDSTDQEIKTAYRKLALKYHPDKNTNNPEASEHFKEVAFSYSILSDPEKRRQYDNAGFEALDADAMDMEIDLSNLGTVNTMFAALFSKLGVPIKTTISANVLEEALNGTVTVRPLPIGTSVSGKVEKQCAHFFGVTISEQQAESGIVVRVTSTAQSKFKLLYFEQDVHGGYGLALQEDSEKTGKITSAGMYFLHFQVYRMDSTLNALAMAKDPEAAFFKRLEGLQPCEVSELKAGTHIFAVYGDNFFKTATYTIEALCVRSYEDTTEKLKEIEAQILRKRNELRQFETEYRKALQRFQEVTNRYTQEKQSVDELLKQRDHIHSSFTITRTNSIIVGGGSGMANGSTSKNPGEDSKAESPVEDGGSDGKDKSGKKKWFNLNLKGSDKKLG, encoded by the exons atggggacGAATTCGAAATTGGAAGGGACGTCGGCGCCGGCGATACGGCGGGACCCCTATGAGGTGCTGTGCGTTTCGAGGGATTCGACTGATCAGGAGATTAAAACCGCTTACAGAAAGCTTGCTCTCAA GTATCATCCAGACAAGAATACCAACAATCCTGAAGCTTCAGAACATTTCAAGGAGGTTGCATTTTCGTATAGCATCTTGTCGGATCCAGAGAAAAGGAGGCAGTACGACAATGCAGGGTTTGAG GCTCTTGATGCGGATGCCATGGACATGGAAATTGACTTGTCAAACCTGGGGACTGTCAATACAATGTTTGCTGCTTTATTCAG caAGTTGGGTGTCCCTATCAAGACTACAATTTCTGCCAATGTACTTGAAGAAGCTCTTAATGGTACAGTTACAGTCAGACCTCTCCCAATTGGAACTTCAGTTAGTGGAAAG GTGGAAAAACAGTGTGCTCACTTTTTTGGTGTAACAATCAGTGAGCAACAAGCCGAATCGGGGATTGTAGTTAGAGTTACCTCAACTGCACAAAGCAAATTTAAG TTACTTTATTTCGAGCAAGATGTCCATGGTGGTTATGGTTTAGCCTTACAG GAAGATAGTGAGAAGACAGGCAAAATAACGTCTGCAGGGATGTATTTTCTGCATTTTCAAGTATACAGAATGGATTCGACTTTGAATGCG TTGGCTATGGCAAAGGACCCTGAAGCTGCTTTCTTTAAGAGGTTGGAAGGTCTTCAACCTTGTGAGGTTTCAGAACTAAAAGCTGGCACTCATATATTCGCTGTTTATG GAGACAATTTTTTTAAGACTGCTACCTATACAATTGAGGCACTTTGTGTAAGGTCATACGAGGATACGACGGAGAAGCTTAAAGAGATTGAGGCTCAGATTTTAAGAAAGAGAAATGAACTTCGTCAATTTGAGACAGAGTACAGGAAG GCATTGCAACGCTTTCAAGAAGTGACCAACAGATACACCCAAGAAAAGCAATCT GTAGATGAGCTGCTGAAACAGAGAGACCATATCCATTCTTCTTTCACTATCACCAGGACAAACAGTATCATCGTGGGTGGTGGTAGTGGTATGGCTAACGGCAGCACTAGCAAAAATCCTGGCGAGGATTCAAAGGCGGAGAGCCCAGTGGAAGATGGAGGCTCTGACGGGAAGGATAAGTCGGGTAAAAAGAAATGGTTCAATCTTAACCTCAAAGGATCAGATAAAAAACTTGGTTGA